GCGCAAACTTCGACTACCTCGCCAACCCGCAGAGCTACGGTAACTACGTGCTTGCAGCTTGCCGCCGGCCGGAGCGACGGTCGAGCCTGCAGAGCGCCGCCGTGTGATCGTTGTTACTAATTAATTGGTGCTTGTGGTTCGTGCGTGCAGGGTTCACGAACGTGAAGGCGGCGTGCTGTGGGCAGGGGCCGTACAACGGGATCGGGCTGTGCACGGCGGCGTCCAACGTGTGCGCCGACCGGGAGGTGTTCGCCTTCTGGGACGCCTTCCACCCCACGGAGCGGGCCAACCGCATCATCGTCGGTCAGTTCATGCACGGGTCCACCGACTACATGCACCCCATGAACCTCAGCACCATACTCGCCATGGACCAGCTGCAGGAGGGTCCTCTTTAGCTAGTTACCAGTGCTATGTATTATTAATCCTCCTGATCGATCGATGTCACGTGTGCTTGGCTAGAAGTAGTTTGCTCCTAGGGCAAGGTGTGTGCATGTGCGTTTATAGGAGTGAGTGTATTTGTGTATGTGTTGTGTTTAAAAAAGATAGTTGGCCAAGTAAAAGCATAATGTTTCAGTACCTTTTTGTGCTGCGTACAAATGGCACGGATATAATGCAACAGTCAAAATAATGCATTCAGTGCTATTTTTCTGTTCTGCGTGCAAGATTCTGTCCAAAAGAAAAGGTCATGAGTGAACATTCTATCTCGATGGTCACAACCTGAAGGATACTTGTTACTGAATTAAGTTTATACCTGATTCCTTTCTGATGAAAATAACCAATCTTCTTTGGAGGAGggagagtcattgagcaccgcttaagaagaatgacaagcgtgaTCAAAAAacagtttggtttcatgcctgggaggtcgaccatgaaaaccattttcttggtacgacaacttatggagagatatagggagcaaaagaaggacttgcatatggtgtccattgacttggagaaggcctatgatgataccgcggaatgtcatgtggtgggccttgaAGAAAcacaaagtacattaccctcatcaaggacatgtacgataatgttgtgacaagtgttcgaacaagtgatgtcgacactgatgacttcccgattaagataggactgcgtcaggggtcagctttgagtccttatctttttgcattggtgatggatgaggtcacaagggatatacaaggagatatccgaTGGTGTATGCTccttgcggatgatgtggtgctagttgacgatagtcggacggggATAAATaagaagttagagttatggagacaaaccttgaaATCGAAAGAGTTTagtcttagtagaactaaaaccgagtacatgatgtgtggtttcagtactactaggtgtgaggaggaggtTGGCCTTGATGGCCAGGTGGTACCCCAGAAGGACACAtttcggtatttggggtcaatgctgcaggaggatgggggtattgatgaagatgtaaaccatcgaatcaaagccagatggatgaagtggcgccaggCTTCTGGCATTCTGTGtaacaagagagtgccacaaaagctaaaaggcaagttctacaggacggcggttcgacccgcaatattgtatggcgctgagtgttggccgactaaaaggcgacatgttcaacagttaggtgtggcaaAGATGcatatgttgagatggatgtgtggccacacgaggaaggatcgagttcgaaatgatgatatacgagatagacttggggtagcaccaattgaaggaAGCTtatccaacatcgtctgagatggtttgggcatattcagcgcaggcctccagaagctccagtgcatagcggacagCTAAAGTGTACGGAGAATGTCAAAAGAGAGCGGGGTAGaacgaatttgacatgggaggagacCGTTAAGAGAGACCAAGAGGATTGGAATATCATCAAAGAGCTAGACCAGGAGGATTGGAATATCAtcaaagagctagctatggacagcagtgtgtggaagcttgctatccatatGCCAAAGCCATGAGTTGGTTGTGAGATCTTATGATTTCACCTCTAgtctaccccaacttgtttgggactaaaggctttgttgttgttgttgtagtagTATATTGATGCACGTCCTAGAAAACTGCTAAGAACGGAGTGAATTGATGGGATGAACCATGGTACATAGAAATGAAATTTGGCTTTAACAATTATTTAATACAATAAATGAGCAACATTGTGGCCATCAAAATTAACAATATACAAAAGTTGGGACAAGCTGCATATTGTCCGATGTTTCAGCTGAGTCATATGATCAattttcccctccctcctcctATGCATGCTTGCATGCTAGGAGTAAAAATGCAGGAAGAAACTTGTGCAGCATTCCGACGAAATTTGAGGCTGCTTCGCTGCTTCCCATGTTTATTAAGTCAGTGGATTAACTACTACACATTTACAAGTGTATCTATGTAGAGCTCTAGAGGAGAGCAAATTAGCCCCATCAAAATTTTACTAATCAAGCACTGAGAAGACTGGGACACCCTTGGCACTGAAAGTGTCGCATTTCACAAGCACTTCCTCTCCAACCTCAAAGTTGTTCTGGCTATTTTCCTGCAAAAACATTCACCCGAATTTCAGTACCAAAGACCAAAAGATGGCATTACCACAACGGGTTCAGAAAATTGAACAATGTACGAAATACTGCGTGCGGCAGCATTAACCAAAAGAGAACACCAGAGAGCTGGGTAGGAAATTACCACAAACTTGTGCATTCCACGAACTCCATCACTCAGCTCAAGTACTAATCCATAGGCCCGTATTTGGTAGACCTTTGCAGTAACTACATCGCCCAGCTTTATAGAACCTGAGCGGAAGTTCTTGGGACTCGAATGCTTCAGGGTGTTGCTTATTTCCTGTTCTGGAATGGCATCGAGCCCATTACTTGCAGAATCATCAGCCTTCCCTTTATCGAGTCCATTACTTGCAGAATCATCAGCCTTTTCTTTCTTATTTTTCTTGGCAGTTGACGTAGTTGATGCTTTCTTAGGGGTAGCTTTCCTAGCCTCCTGCTGTTCTTTGGTTGGTTTTGATACTCTAGGGGATGGCTTTGCAACTTTAGAACTTGCCGCCTTTGAACGTTTCTTAGTAGGACCATTTGCAACATCTTGAGCATCGCAGTCAGCAGCACTGCGAATTATAACTGCAGGAGTAGAAAATGCAGGCGTCTCCTCAGTTGTGTCATCTTCATCTTTGCTATTGGATGACTTGACATCAGCATCCTTGCTGGGCATGTTCTCCACGGCAGCCCAACCAACAAGGTCTTGATTTGGCAAAAGAGTAGCATCCTCACTTGCTAACTCCTTTTCAGGCCGATGGGGATGGGGTAGGTTTGCTTTGAGTGAAAGTTTAATATTACCCCTCACGTCCTGTCCAATGCATGTCAATGAGAGCGCTTGACCAACAGATATAATATCCGTGACTTTTGAAACCTGACggaagaaaggaaataaaacaaaataaacaaATAATAGTTAGAACTAATTAAAAGCTGCTTTGCCAGTATATAGAATACAATGGAGAACTTATAAATGCGATGTAGAAGGTAACAAAAACTCTGGTTCATGGTTTTTCATGGCACAGTATCATTGCTCCTTATCTATTATAGTTATAGTGAGTCAAGGCAGTAAAGGAGGGGCATCGCAAGCACCACTTTCATTCAAAAGGAGAGAGCAAAGAGGAATCTCTATTAACAGAAAAAATAAAGCAGGAGTCTAAACTAGGATTGGTGGTGGACCAACCCAATCTGTTCTTCAAACCAAGCAAGAAAGGCTTGAACCAACGAGACCAACCCAATCCTGGAACCAAATATCCTCTTAAAGAATTCAAACGGTATCCGCAAACACTTTTCAACTTGAGTACCACATATCCAAAAATATTCATGCACCCTACGTTAACAAATGTAAGATGTTCTGGTTATTTtaatatagactacatacggactgaaatgagtggacaaacacactaaaacagtaaaatgtgtctatataatccgattcagaaaaaagttagaacatcttatatttgtgaacagagggagtatattctGAAGGAATGGCACTGAATTATTCAAGGCAAAGTAAAAGAATCAAGCTAGTCAGTCCTATCAACCCTCTACAAAATTTCATGATAAAAACTGGTCCATGAAACAACTCAGAAATGTGAAGCAGAATTTCAAGAGAAATACCGGTTCATGTGATAGCTCAGAAATGTGAAGAAGACCTTGCTGTCCGCCATTGAAATCCACAAAAGCGCCATACTCCTTTATTGAGGAAACAATTCCTTTGTATGTCTTGCCTACTTCAATTTCACGACCCACAAGAAATTCAACCTGCAAAGACATAGAACAGGTTAAACGTTCTCATGTAAAGATTCTTCCTCCCAAACACTTGCAAGGAATGATAAAAGAAGGTGATGTCATATCTGGCTTAAGCAACCTGCATTGAATAACTGATACATACCTTCTCAATAGCCTTATCCATAATTGGCTGAGTTTTAGCAACAATAGTGACTGTACCATCACTAACAGATACCCGTGCACCTTGAGAAAATGGAAATTAATCACAAAGTTAGCTGCCTAAAATTCTTACAAAATACAGAAGGGATAGCTAAATGAACTACATACATGGATTCAAATATACAAGTTACGAAACAGAATggtgacaaattatgcccatatTCAGTTTCTTTTAGAATACGTCCATATCCAGTTAATCCTGAAGGGAATTTGAATTTTTGACTTTGGCTTATCACAGACATGCAGGTCTAGACCTCCAGAGAGTGACAGCTAATAGCAAAACAAAGCAAGTAGAAACACAGCCCAAAAGCAAGTCTGTAGAAACACAGCCCAAGGAGTATTAACATCAAAGAGCGTGGTTTTATTTTTACACCCCTACTGCTTCCGGGCAGATGATGATGACGTCACCCCAAGCTACTTGACCATATATCAGGACTTGAAATGAATAAACCATTACGTGATGACAGAATCAAGATTGTATCGCCCCTGTTTTAGACATGACAGTAACGTACACTTGGTTGTTTATTAGGGTGTGAAATGTGGATGCGCTCCATTTTGGAAAAAAAAATGTGTATGCGCTACAGTGAAAAGATAAAAATATGTGAATACCCAAGCACGAACTGACATGGGATCTACAGGTGGTATGTAGCAACATATGTTCCTATCATCAAATGAAACAATCTGTATCAGTATTTTATTCTTATTATTAGTCCAGGTTCTGCAACCATAAAGAAAAAACTTCAAATTTTAAAGAATTCAACCCTGCAATCAGTCAATGCTCAGCTGAGATTAATCTTTTAGTCTTTACAAATATTAAAAAGTATTCATTTCATTTCATGAAGGGGAGCCTTGGCGGGTTCGAGTCTTGGAAACAGCCTCTTGCAGAAATGTAGGGAAAGGCTGCATACTATAGACCCAAAGCGGTCGGACCCTTCCCCGGACCTTGCGCAAGCGGGAGCTACGTTCACCGGGCTGCCCTTTTTTATTCATTTCATTTCATCTAGGCAGAGTCGATGATGGTTCTTAGTGTTGCCTTCAAAAAATCAATTCAGTTTTTTACAACGAAAAAGAAAAGTGCAAGCAGGATCCAAATAAGTTGCCAAAAATTGAAACACATGTTATCAATCATCAAAATAATTTGTGGCACAGCAGACAATTACAAAATTCCACAAACAAGTACTCCCActgtctcataatataagacgttttttgacactatcATAGTCtcaaaaaacatcttatattatgagacagaGATAGTAATATTTAACCCTCATGTCAAATGTGACATGAATAATGTCTTAAAGAAGAGCTTAAGAAAAGGCATGAACAAAAATCAGGTAAAAGCTAGCTTTATACCTGTATCTTGCTCAATTTTTTTCCTGTGGAAAAGCAATTTCCTGACAGAATCACTGCTGAAGCTCAGTGTGGCTGCAAATGGAGAGGCAATTGTGACATCAACAAATCAACCTAACCTAAAAGGGAACAGTGAAAGTGCATCAACAAACCTAATCGAGGAGAACTTCCATCATTGATAGCACGAGCAGAACTTATTTCCTGATCCATGCGATCAAGGATTTGATTACGAGCCTTTCGTGCAGGCTCCAAACTTTCACATACTATGTCCAATGGTATTCCAGCAGGTTTTATATCCAGCTGAATAGCAGTAATACCTCTCCTTGTTCCTGCAATTTTGAAGTCCATGTCACCCAAGTGATCCTCAAGACCCTGAGTACGTCAATGGCCATGATTAGTTCAGAATGGACTTTTTTGCTCTAGCAACATATATAGTCAAATTGACTAAAAAGTAGGAAATGGTTCTCCCAAAAACTGACAAGGAAAATGAAGAGTGTCTAAGACTTACTAAAATATCCGTTAATATACGGTAACTAGAAATATCTCCAGTAGTCGGGTCTGTTTCACTGACAAGACCCACTGAAACACCAGCAACATGCTCCCTTACAGGTATCCCAGCATCCATTAAAGCCATGCTTCCTGTCAGTCACCATTTTGAAATGCATGAAAAGCAGAATTTATAATATAAAAAAAAAACTTCAGAGCAGTTCAAGGACATCACATTGACGCTGGAAAGGCAGTTTTATACCCAGATTAACAGATGAACCCTAGAAACCTATTAAACTCAATACAAGATAAAGTCATTTTAGAGGTCTCTTGGAAGTGTTACACTTGCTAATCATTTAAGATATTTCTGCATTATAGACATAATAAAGGCAATTGTAATGCCTATCATGGCTTTGCTACAGAGCGAAGCATAGACCCTTGATTCATTTTTACATCAAAGTGCAGGACATGATCTTGCAAATAACGTGTTTGCAAGTGAATGGCATTCCATCACCAAACTATGGATGAAGGTCAATCAGATAAAATGGCATTTAGTTCTAATAAAACAACATCTCCAAGAGTTCCATTTTATGTATAATAGTAACACTAAATAAAGATGCGTACCTCCACATACTGATGCCATTGATGTTGAACCATCAGAGGCCATGACTTCTGAATTTACCCGAACAGTGTATGGAAAGTCACCTTCTGGAGGAAGAACAGCAAGTAGTGCTTTCTCGGCAAGAGTGCCTGCACAGTAGAAAAACAAAATTGCGAAATTGGTGGTATTCATTTTCCCTCATAAAACTTTTAACACAAACTAAGGCTGAAATTAGAAAAGCTGAACAGAAGgagaaaaacaaaggaaaacacaatcacGGATCAAGAACTTAAATATTGCAACAGATGCCTTTCAGCATATTGTAGAAACCCAAGTATGCACACAACAAACCAAAAGTCTTCTTTAAAACATGGTACTACACATATCTCCTTAGGGACAATAAATTCTTTAAACTGCAGCTCTGCACCAACAATGAAAAATATGTACCATGTCCAACTTCACGTCGATTCAAACCCCCACGTTTGGCAACTTCGTTTATTGAAAATGGTGGAAAACTATAATGAAGCATGAAACGCTTTGTTGGTGGGCCAACAATTGAATCCAATCGCTGGGCATCACCAGGAGCACCAAGGGTAACTGTACATAAAACCTACAAGCAAAATTCGGATTATTCATGTGGTGTGTGCATATAATAACTTGATTGAAATACATTATAAAGTTCCTTCAGATTTAAACAGACATCATTTTCTGGTGTGCCATTATGTGTGcctctagagagagagagagggagagagagagaacctGAGTATCTCCACGTGAAAACAGTGCAGAACCATGCAATATCGGGTATGTGCTTGATTCACAGTACAACGGCCGCACCTCATCAAGTCGTCTACCATCGACTCTAAGGCCTTCTTTAATTATTCTCTTGCGTATGACCTGCACAAAAGAAGGGCACAACTCTTTATGAACTGAAATAATATAAGTGATTCTACACACACAAAATTGCACTGAATGAAATGCTATCAAGTGATGCCAAGGATAGATGGTAGCTCCTCACAACTTTCATATTGATATTAAAAGCTAATGAGCCCAATACCTCAATATAATTTGCACAAGTTCTCAGAGTTTTCCATGTACTACTGGAACAGAAAAATTATCCTGAATTCAGAAATAGAGGTATAGAAGGATAGAGCAAACAATAGGTCATGTGAATGCATAGGGACCAGAGCTTTCGTTTACCAATTATAAATTACTCATGCACATGAGTGGAAACAGAGGTTTGGTACAATGGCTGCAAGTTTGCCAAATGTTAAGAATTCGCTATTATAAAGAGATCAATGTGCTCTGTTGTTTCTATTGCACATACATGTGTGCATTGAACAGATAAGATCAGCAGATGTTACATAAAGTTCCAGGTTCCAGTGTGTAAAATGAGATATGAAAATCATTCATTTAGGCACGGCAAAAAATATGATTAAAACGTCATCATTGGAGTTAACATTCCTCACATGCACTGAAACAGGATACCCATGAGCTACTAGtaaatgtgtacgtgcaatgcacgttgtTATTAGGCAGTCTATTAATTGCACGCTCATATTAGGTTGGATATTAATTGCGCGTTAATGACATGATTAGTGCTGCTGTTCATATTTGGTACGGCATTAAATGCACGTTAAACATGTTGAGCACTCGCCATTGGAGTAAtctaggtcgttggattgacatggTTTGATGGCCTAGATTAGTTGGATCTGCCCCCTCAGGTcttttttatattggtatagatatagatgcATTTGTAACAACAAGAATGTATTTTCCGCTCATCTATTGACAAAGCCCACACTTGTATCTATATTTTCCAGTTTCCAGAGAAATCAATGTGCTCTACCTGCTTTCTCACAGTATCAACTGCTTTAGGAAGGAACTTCAAGCTTTCCTCGTCACATTCTTCTTCAAGCTTCTCTTTTACAGATTCTGTGATTTTTTGCAGGGCTTCTCCACGCTCAAACTGCAGCAAATGAAAATATCCAATGAATTCATGGTGCAAGCAGAAAACAAGAACAGATTTAACTTATTACTGGATGACTCCTCCAAAAAGGTAGAGGTTGATTTTTGATTCTTCATGGTTTTCATGGTTTTTGATTCTTCATGATATAGTTGAAGCACAGTCAAAATATGGTTTTTTGGGCAAactttgaacatagttttcatcATAATATACTTGCAAAAGGAAATGAAAATGATATTCTAGACAAATCTAATTACATTACTTTCATGAAGTCAATCTTTATCTTCCAAACATATTATTATTCAAAGTTTATAAAGATTGACCACACAAAATCCCAGGGCTGGGCAACTTACATTTAGGGTATGTTTAGTTTGTGCCAAAGGTTGCCATACCAAAAAGTTAGCTAGACACAAAATTGGTTGGAGATTTGCTTGTCAATGGATTGGCCAACATTGGCTAGAAAAATGTACTAAAGTTGGTACTGGAGCATTGGTATGTCAAAAAGTTGGTCATACTCCAAACAAAAGCCAATGTTTTGGCCCTGACCAAAAAATTAGCAGGGCTCACTTTGGTCACAATCCAAATGCACCCTTAGAGACGGAGGCAAAAATCTTTAAGAAAGTTCACAATTGAAGATTTCCGCTTTTAACTCCACAAACTAGAAAGGAAGAACTTCAACTAGAAAGGAAGACCTGCAGTCAAAAGAGAATACCCAACACACCTTGCCGTATGATTTATCTGTGAAGACTTCCTCAATTGGTGCTTCTGATAATGTTCTGATTTTCTCGTAGTTTTCATCTGAAATCATTGACAGCTTGTACTCTCTTTTCTCTTTGCCAGCTCGCTTGGCCAATCTAATTTGAGGGTCGATATACTTGACTGCCTGAGAATCAGAGCCAACTGCATGAGAATATAATTATAATGCATCAACTAAAATAAGAAAGAAATAATACCTCAGAGTGCGCAAGCTTCATTCCTGCTTGAAGATCCCTTTCAGTTATCTCACGAGCTTGTACATCTATCATTAGTGTTTTATCCCGTGAGCATGCATAAACTAGGTTGAGATCACTCAAACCTAACTGCAAGTCACAGAGAAATATACAGAAAATATTAGTAAAGTGAATGAAACCACAATATTTACAATGGATGTGAAAACCACATATAAACTGATGTTAGTTATGGTGCAAATAACAAAGAAATGGAATAGGCACCATGAGCCACAAAACGCTCCTGGGAAATGTTATATCCACAAAGAGTGCAAATGTACACCATCATGGGTACAATTGAGGCACAGTGGAGGATACATAAAAATGATTACATACTGTAGCACTTGATCGATATTACCTCATCCACTGTTGGGTTCAACACGAAATTCCCATCAATTCTTCCAACACGTATTACTCCAATTGGCCCATTCCAAGGTACATCAGAAAGCATGAGAGCAGCTGAAGATGCATTAGCAGCCATAACATCTGGGTCCTGCTTTCCATCTGAGGAAAGTACATTTACCGTGATCTACAAAAGCAGGATGCAAATCCATCAATGAGTGATAATGCTTGTGCAAACTTCACAAATTTCAGGAATAAAATATTAAACAGAAAAATCACCTGGACTTCATGGTAAAAGCCACGAGGAAACAATGGCCGTATTGGTCGATCGATTAAGCGCCCACACAGAAGTTCTCTTTCCTTAGGGGCACCTTCCCTGCGCATATATGTTGTGGGAATAACACCTTGAGCATATTGCTTCTCTTGATAATCAACCTACAGCCGACAAAATAACCAACATGCTCATCATGGGAAAGATGCAGATAGCAAATAAATAGTGTTGCCTTGAAAATGTGAAGACAAACATATTCCATTCTTCCTTTTCGGTTAAGCATATCCCCAGTAAGTTCAATTGACAATGAGAGAAGTGAAGTACACAATGGGCCTTTAAGCTTGTCCAGGGTGGTCAAGTAGGTCCCTAAACTAGAAAACTGTAGATTATTTAAGTGCTTCAGAGAAGTTTAAGGGTCGACAGTGTATTTAACTCTATCAAATTATACTGCAGGGTAACAGCAGCTGTAAGAAACAGCTTGAGAATACTAAAATTATGCTTCATTACCATGTAGCACTGAACACTGCCTGCCAAAATCAAGCGTGATAATCGGTAAATAACATCGAGTTAGGCTCAGTTTGCAGTTGATTAACTGTGCTGCCTTGTACATATTTTATAGTGCGCTGTTGAAAATTAGCCACGACAGTAAGCAAAAGCTGGTCAAACAAACACCAAAATAGGCAAAAGCTGGTTGGGCAACCGGGATTATGACAATCCACTGCAATGCCACACACAGCCTTAATTTGAACAATCTCTTACGCCAAACTGGTAATTGGCACAAATGAACGCATAATAATTAATAGTACTGCAACCAAACCGTGCTTGTGAACCATATCGTGCtaacaaaaaaggaaaaacatGTTGACAAATCAAATGGTGTAGCTGGAAAACAGTTAAAACTGCGTCAAATGGAAGTATGTGTATGTGCAGATTAAATTGCCAcatgggaggagaagggcgaaaTTAACACGTCACGTCAACAGAAGGGGAAAAACGATCCTTACGGTTAGAGGGAGGAAGTCCCGGACGGGGTCCGAGGACTTGGCGGCGGCGACTGTGGACAGGACGTTGGTGTCCTCCATGGAGATGACCACGGAGCCGTTGGCGAAGCGCGCCATCTTCCCGGTCTCGAAGGCGATGAGGCGGCCCCCGATCTCGAACTCCTCGCGGAAGCTCTCCAGCACCTTCcggcccggcggcggcggcgccgcctGCGGGGCCTCCTCCGCCGTGTCGGAGAGGAATGCGGCCCGCGTGCCGGGGACGGCTAGCCGGAGCTGGTGCCGGCGGCGCGCGAGGAAGCGGAGCGAGGCCACCGCCATCGACATTGTGGCGCTCGGGGACTGGGGAGGAGCGgcaggaagaggaagaggggttTGGGCCTGGGTTTAGGGTTTAAGCGGCGAGGCGAAATGGTTGGGCCTCTCGACGTCTTGGCTCGGGTCCGTGCAGTGCAGCGGTGGATcgtggacccactgtcagtgggCCAAACGAACACAGCTTCTCCGGTTTTACGACCCTCACGAGATCTGGACCGTACGAGGAGCGACCGACGGCTCAGGACGCCCGTGTCGTGTCGAAAGAAACCccatttctctctctctctctcccgcactgatcgccagccgccgccgccgggaagACGAGCTCCGACTTGAAACCACCCAAAACCCTACCGCACCTCCTCccgtcctcgccgccgccgccctcgctcTTCCGGTATGCTCTTCACATCGCCCTCTCCTCGCCtcgcctctcctcccctcccctctgACCGCTGAATTTACCGTCGGGATTCGTAGGAACGATGCCGCTGGGGCTGATACTGAGCTCGATCGGGAGGTCGATGCGGCGGAAGCGGACGTCCTCGCTCAACATCCTCTCCTCCAAGAGGGCGCCCCGGGACTACTACAAGGGCAAGAACTGCAAGCCCACCGGGTTCCACACCCGCAAAGGTGACAAGTTAGACAGTAACTCTGATTTGAACCTAGTTGTCTTCTCGGTATCTTATGCCCGCTGTTCGAGACCACATCTCTTATCACCTTCTGCTTCGATGCGTCTTTTACATTCAAAGACGCAGGCCATGATCTGATCGGTTGAGAAATCTAAACGATTTTGAATCAGATAGTTAAAATAACATGGCACAGCGGATCAAATTGGCTCTCAGTTCGACATATGGGAACTAGTATTTGCCCCATATTAGGAACGAATGTTCCATATGGGATGTCAAATGTGAAGTGTGTTGTTCTGGGTAAACCATTAAACCGTATGTGAACCAAGTGCATGCTTACTTGGCATTTGACATCATAATAATAGGGTAAAGTTTGGTGAGTGGACAAGGTGCAAAACATTTCAATCTAGGCGGTCTATAGCCATTGGGGAGGTTCATGGGAACTAGTATTAACCATGGGTTTGTAAAAACTAGTACCAAGTATTTTCAATCGTTGTTCATGCATACACCATACGGCTAGGAAGAACTGCAACTGTGGAGAGCAAATTCAGCAATTTCACCAAAGAAGAATATAGATACTTCTTTGGAAAACATACAAGAATTCCAGTCATGTGCCACATCAATCTCTCTATCATGGCCACAAAAACTTACTTGGAGTTAGGAAAAACAAGGCAGCTTAGAAATAGCAGAACAGTATTGTGATTATATGGCAAGTGAGAAGAGATGTTTTTGGTCATGCCTATGATGGTAGGCTTGTCTTATATTTATATTGCTGTGCAGGCATACAAACAGTCATGATCACTAGATCATGGATACAGTTACTGATTCTAGTGCTACAAAACCATATGAGTTACAGAAACGAAACAACTAGGAACTGAACAACTAGTGCCTAGTATATACAAGAGTTAATATGCCCCCGCAATCTCAGCCACTATGAACAAGGTTGAGATTGGCTACGTTGCAACATCTGCTTCGTTGATGGCTTGGTGAAGACGTCAGCGACCTGATCTGCTGACGACACAAAACAGACTTCCAAAAGCTCCAAGTGCAAACCTTCTCCCAAACAAAGTGGAAATCCACTTCAATGTGTTTAGTGCGTGCATGAAACGCTGGGTTTGCGGTTAAGAACTAGCACCCAGATTATTGCACCATAGAACTGGAGGTCTTGGCTGAGGAACATGAGGTTCTTATAGAAGCGACTGAACCCAAGAAGCTCTGCAGCACCATTTGCCAGGGCTTTGTATTCTGCCTCAG
The sequence above is a segment of the Aegilops tauschii subsp. strangulata cultivar AL8/78 chromosome 6, Aet v6.0, whole genome shotgun sequence genome. Coding sequences within it:
- the LOC109758231 gene encoding uncharacterized protein translates to MPLGLILSSIGRSMRRKRTSSLNILSSKRAPRDYYKGKNCKPTGFHTRKGGYVMVDAKLPRFVVPDLTDFKLKPYVSQCARDELGASSAENKN
- the LOC109758230 gene encoding polyribonucleotide nucleotidyltransferase 2, mitochondrial, encoding MSMAVASLRFLARRRHQLRLAVPGTRAAFLSDTAEEAPQAAPPPPGRKVLESFREEFEIGGRLIAFETGKMARFANGSVVISMEDTNVLSTVAAAKSSDPVRDFLPLTVDYQEKQYAQGVIPTTYMRREGAPKERELLCGRLIDRPIRPLFPRGFYHEVQITVNVLSSDGKQDPDVMAANASSAALMLSDVPWNGPIGVIRVGRIDGNFVLNPTVDELGLSDLNLVYACSRDKTLMIDVQAREITERDLQAGMKLAHSEAVKYIDPQIRLAKRAGKEKREYKLSMISDENYEKIRTLSEAPIEEVFTDKSYGKFERGEALQKITESVKEKLEEECDEESLKFLPKAVDTVRKQVIRKRIIKEGLRVDGRRLDEVRPLYCESSTYPILHGSALFSRGDTQVLCTVTLGAPGDAQRLDSIVGPPTKRFMLHYSFPPFSINEVAKRGGLNRREVGHGTLAEKALLAVLPPEGDFPYTVRVNSEVMASDGSTSMASVCGGSMALMDAGIPVREHVAGVSVGLVSETDPTTGDISSYRILTDILGLEDHLGDMDFKIAGTRRGITAIQLDIKPAGIPLDIVCESLEPARKARNQILDRMDQEISSARAINDGSSPRLATLSFSSDSVRKLLFHRKKIEQDTGARVSVSDGTVTIVAKTQPIMDKAIEKVEFLVGREIEVGKTYKGIVSSIKEYGAFVDFNGGQQGLLHISELSHEPVSKVTDIISVGQALSLTCIGQDVRGNIKLSLKANLPHPHRPEKELASEDATLLPNQDLVGWAAVENMPSKDADVKSSNSKDEDDTTEETPAFSTPAVIIRSAADCDAQDVANGPTKKRSKAASSKVAKPSPRVSKPTKEQQEARKATPKKASTTSTAKKNKKEKADDSASNGLDKGKADDSASNGLDAIPEQEISNTLKHSSPKNFRSGSIKLGDVVTAKVYQIRAYGLVLELSDGVRGMHKFVENSQNNFEVGEEVLVKCDTFSAKGVPVFSVLD